GCTCCATGAAGCGCAGAATGAATTCGCGCGCGGCCGTCTCTCCGCCGTCGAGATAAATCGCCGCGATCAGCGATTCAAATACATCGGCCAGCAGCGACGCCGGCACGCGCGGGTTCGTCGTCATCCCCTTGCCAAGAATCAAAAAATCTTGCAGCGACAGCGACTGGCTGATTCTTGCACAGGTGCTGCGGCTGACGACGATCGACTTGACCTTGGTGAGATCACCTTCCAAATAATCGGGGTATAATTGGAACAGCCGCTCGCAGACGACAAAGCCAAGAATGGCATCGCCGAAAAATTCGAGTCGCTCGTTCGACTTGAGCCGATGCAGCGCGCCGGAGGCATGCGTGAGGGCCGCCAACAAAAGCGCCTTGTCGTTGAAGGTATAACCAAGGCGCAGTTCGCACTGCGCAATGCGTTCGGGGGAAAGCTCCTCCACCCCCACGGGCTGAGAGCGAATTGCCATGCAAAGTCAAAATCGCCAAAAAGCGACCAGTTAGAAAACTGGCAGCCCGTAGAAAAAGGGGATGACTGCGACGACTTCACACGGCCCCGACACGCTCGCAACGGTGAGTGGCGAGCAAATCGCCCCACTGCTTGGCACGAGGGCGCGTCGGGCTTGGCATTGGTCTCCGCTGGTCCCCCTTTTCAACGGACGGCGCGGATTTGGGACCATAGGTTGATGTAAGTCTAGTTGCACATTACGTTTTTGTCAATTTCAATCCGCCTTGAGCCGCGCAGGCCGTGTTTGGTAAGGAATCGGGGAGAATTGCGACCCAGTTTTGTGCAGCCGGTTTGGCACACATGCCTTACGCACCGCGAACCGACCGCAATCCATTGTCGTAGAGCGTTAATAGAGTCTCGGCCGATTGGCCGTCACAACCCCTATTTTCTGTAAATCTGTGATCGAGGAGGATCCGGAAATGAGTTGCTGCAAACCATCGAATTCCAGCAAATTTTTGCTATTTACGATTGCCGTCGCCGTGGCCGTGGGCATCGGCGCTGGGCTGCGCCAAACTCCTGTCC
The nucleotide sequence above comes from Pirellulales bacterium. Encoded proteins:
- the rnc gene encoding ribonuclease III gives rise to the protein MAIRSQPVGVEELSPERIAQCELRLGYTFNDKALLLAALTHASGALHRLKSNERLEFFGDAILGFVVCERLFQLYPDYLEGDLTKVKSIVVSRSTCARISQSLSLQDFLILGKGMTTNPRVPASLLADVFESLIAAIYLDGGETAAREFILRFMEPEIEAAVSGEMGANFKSLLQQLAQRDYGTTPTYALLDEKGPDHSKCFKISAQVGSHRYQAAWGRNKKEAEQRAACNALSEIGGDAAPYPSD